The Zestosphaera sp. genome includes a window with the following:
- the pstS gene encoding phosphate ABC transporter substrate-binding protein PstS: protein MSGDGGKSSKALTLVLLALVAASFSVAMYFQALNLMRTAGTSTTTSTASSVLTSTSPAATTRPWGSVTLSGAGASFLAPQMFEWSRALTETVGLRVEYQSVGSGAGRDMFFNKVVHFAGSDPPLSRELHEQYAGGVMQLPVVVGSVVIVYNIPEVPEGRSICLSSDVMALIYRGDIRYWDDQRILDVNPDLRGVLPHQEIVAVHRSDSSGTTSVFTAYLNKASPEVWSKGLVGFTVDWPVDAVGRGVGGKGNEGVTQVVKTTPYSLGYVELSYAITQRLPTAALRNAEGVCVKPTDQTVLNAVRNSTAFLPQSPLDDWSNVLPQMLNPPGRDSYPIVSFSYIFIYRTYPDRAVVEALREFIRWINTEGQERMVPGYLPITEEVRRVNLKAIELLEVGGT, encoded by the coding sequence ATGAGCGGTGATGGTGGGAAATCGAGTAAAGCCCTCACACTGGTACTGCTAGCCTTAGTGGCTGCGTCCTTCTCGGTCGCCATGTATTTCCAGGCACTTAACTTGATGCGGACGGCAGGTACCTCTACAACCACTTCGACGGCAAGTTCCGTCCTCACGTCAACATCGCCAGCCGCCACAACGAGGCCTTGGGGCAGTGTCACCTTATCCGGCGCTGGCGCTTCCTTCCTAGCCCCACAGATGTTTGAGTGGTCTCGAGCCCTCACTGAAACTGTGGGGCTTAGGGTGGAGTATCAGAGCGTGGGCAGCGGCGCCGGTAGGGATATGTTCTTCAATAAGGTCGTCCATTTCGCGGGGAGTGACCCGCCCCTCTCTAGGGAGCTGCACGAACAGTATGCGGGTGGGGTCATGCAGTTGCCCGTGGTCGTCGGCTCCGTCGTTATAGTGTACAACATCCCTGAAGTGCCTGAGGGTAGAAGCATCTGCCTAAGTAGCGATGTCATGGCCTTAATCTACAGGGGTGATATTAGGTATTGGGATGACCAGAGGATCCTGGACGTCAACCCGGACCTTAGGGGAGTGCTACCTCATCAAGAGATAGTGGCTGTTCACAGGTCTGACTCAAGCGGCACTACATCAGTATTCACTGCATATCTTAACAAAGCCTCACCGGAGGTGTGGAGCAAAGGCTTGGTTGGCTTCACAGTCGATTGGCCCGTCGACGCGGTCGGCAGGGGAGTTGGGGGTAAGGGAAATGAAGGAGTGACGCAGGTGGTGAAGACCACCCCCTACTCACTGGGCTACGTCGAATTAAGCTACGCGATAACCCAGAGGTTACCTACCGCGGCGTTGAGGAACGCGGAGGGTGTATGTGTCAAGCCCACAGACCAAACAGTCCTCAACGCCGTCAGGAACTCCACGGCGTTCCTTCCCCAGTCACCTCTGGACGACTGGAGCAATGTCCTGCCGCAAATGCTTAACCCTCCTGGGAGGGATTCATACCCGATAGTCTCCTTCTCTTACATTTTCATCTACAGAACATATCCAGACAGGGCCGTTGTGGAGGCGTTGAGGGAATTCATCAGGTGGATAAACACTGAGGGTCAGGAACGCATGGTGCCCGGATACCTGCCAATAACTGAGGAGGTAAGGAGGGTAAATCTGAAGGCAATTGAGTTGCTTGAAGTTGGAGGGACGTAG
- a CDS encoding indolepyruvate oxidoreductase subunit beta, giving the protein MSSTLNILISGVGGQGLLTLARILGQAALNEGHKVYIAETHGMSQRGGSVTVFMRVGDDVMAPLPPEDDVNLHISMELIEAVRYSTMHSVNTVAIVNNKVIRPSLPGVKMPSVEELVNMLRGSTRNLYLVDASDISMGLGSTVGANVVMLGFATYLLEKSSIVRRESAINEVLKLGARELNVKLFEAGYLDASKKVGEESLKHLSEVFRKG; this is encoded by the coding sequence GTGAGTTCCACGCTCAACATACTCATATCGGGTGTCGGCGGTCAGGGGTTACTGACCCTCGCAAGGATCCTCGGTCAGGCAGCGCTCAACGAGGGGCATAAGGTTTACATAGCTGAGACTCACGGAATGAGTCAGAGAGGGGGCTCTGTCACCGTCTTCATGAGGGTCGGCGACGACGTGATGGCCCCCCTACCCCCGGAGGATGACGTGAACCTCCACATATCGATGGAGCTGATAGAGGCCGTCCGCTACTCAACAATGCACAGCGTCAACACGGTGGCCATAGTCAACAACAAGGTCATCAGGCCCTCACTGCCCGGGGTTAAGATGCCGTCAGTCGAGGAGCTGGTCAACATGCTTAGGGGGTCCACCCGAAATCTTTACCTAGTAGACGCCTCAGACATATCCATGGGTCTCGGCAGCACTGTGGGCGCTAACGTAGTGATGCTTGGGTTCGCGACCTACCTACTCGAGAAATCGTCGATAGTGAGGAGGGAGTCCGCGATCAACGAAGTCCTTAAGCTAGGGGCTCGGGAGCTGAACGTGAAGCTCTTCGAGGCAGGCTACCTGGACGCCTCAAAGAAGGTCGGCGAGGAATCGCTGAAGCATCTCAGCGAGGTCTTCAGGAAAGGATGA
- a CDS encoding CTP synthase, protein MVKYVFVTGGVLSGLGKGVTSASIALLVKGLGYKVTAIKIDPYVNVDAGTMNPYMHGEVFVTEDGGETDLDIGHYERFLNVDLSKENNLTTGKVYSIVIERERRGDYLGQTVQIIPHVTDEIKNQLNLVASKYGSDVVVVEIGGTVGDIEGLPFLEAARQLRLERGAENVLFTHVVLVPKLSTLGELKTKPAQHSMQELRRIGIQPDILVARSPEPLTSDARAKLSLFGNLPPSNIFSNPDVEVIYEVPLQLHRQGLTKVIAERLRLTYVEPDLSPWIEYLERFRNPERRVRIAMVGKYTKLTDSYLSIVEALKHAGASLRVKPEFVWVEATDIERGVRDASEFTSLVDGAVILPGFGERGVEGKLRAIKAFREAGLPVFGICFGLQLMVVEFARNVLGLRDANTTEVNPQTPHPVVDLLSSQRGTIVKGGSMRLGSLEIRLIPGTLAWRIYGGANPIYERHRHRYQINPEYVDALEREGLIASGLSSEGFPEVMELRSRRFYLGVQFHPEFRSRPLRPSPIYASFLKELVH, encoded by the coding sequence TTGGTTAAGTACGTCTTCGTAACGGGGGGCGTGCTCTCAGGGCTGGGTAAGGGCGTGACGTCCGCCTCGATCGCGTTGCTAGTTAAGGGTCTCGGATATAAGGTGACCGCCATCAAGATAGACCCCTACGTTAACGTGGACGCCGGAACCATGAACCCCTACATGCACGGGGAGGTCTTCGTGACGGAGGACGGGGGTGAGACTGACCTCGATATAGGGCACTACGAGAGGTTCCTTAACGTGGACCTCTCGAAGGAGAATAACCTGACGACCGGGAAGGTGTACAGCATCGTCATAGAGAGGGAGAGGAGGGGAGACTACCTCGGGCAGACCGTCCAGATAATCCCCCACGTAACTGACGAGATAAAGAATCAGCTGAATCTCGTGGCCAGTAAGTACGGCAGTGACGTGGTTGTCGTCGAGATCGGGGGCACTGTAGGGGATATTGAGGGACTTCCGTTCCTGGAGGCCGCCAGGCAGTTAAGGCTTGAGAGGGGGGCTGAGAACGTGCTCTTCACGCACGTCGTCCTAGTGCCGAAGCTCTCGACCCTCGGCGAGCTCAAGACGAAGCCCGCCCAGCACAGCATGCAGGAACTACGCAGGATAGGCATACAGCCCGACATCCTCGTAGCGAGATCCCCTGAGCCCCTGACTAGCGACGCTAGGGCGAAGCTGTCCCTCTTCGGCAACCTCCCGCCCTCAAACATATTCAGCAATCCTGACGTGGAGGTCATCTATGAAGTCCCCCTGCAGCTCCACAGGCAGGGTTTGACGAAGGTGATTGCCGAGAGGTTGAGGCTCACGTACGTGGAGCCTGACCTAAGCCCGTGGATTGAGTACTTAGAGAGGTTCAGGAACCCTGAGCGCAGAGTCAGGATAGCCATGGTGGGCAAGTACACGAAGCTCACCGACAGCTACTTAAGCATAGTTGAGGCTCTGAAGCACGCCGGGGCCTCGCTGAGGGTGAAGCCGGAGTTCGTCTGGGTTGAGGCGACGGATATCGAGAGGGGTGTTAGAGACGCGTCGGAGTTCACGAGCTTGGTCGACGGTGCTGTCATACTGCCCGGCTTCGGTGAGAGGGGTGTGGAGGGGAAGCTGAGGGCTATCAAGGCCTTCAGGGAGGCTGGGCTACCTGTGTTCGGCATCTGCTTCGGGCTCCAGCTGATGGTCGTTGAGTTCGCGCGGAACGTCCTCGGGTTGAGGGACGCGAACACGACTGAGGTAAACCCCCAGACCCCCCACCCTGTCGTAGACCTGCTGAGCTCCCAGAGGGGGACTATAGTTAAGGGTGGGTCAATGAGGCTGGGCTCCCTGGAAATCAGGCTGATTCCCGGAACTCTTGCGTGGAGGATATACGGCGGCGCCAACCCCATTTACGAGCGGCACCGGCACAGGTACCAGATAAATCCTGAATACGTTGACGCCCTTGAGAGGGAGGGCCTCATAGCGAGCGGGCTCAGTTCTGAAGGGTTCCCCGAGGTCATGGAGTTGAGGAGCCGTCGATTCTATCTGGGTGTGCAGTTCCACCCGGAGTTCAGGAGCAGGCCTCTGAGGCCGTCACCCATATACGCATCATTCCTCAAGGAGCTCGTGCATTAG
- the iorA gene encoding indolepyruvate ferredoxin oxidoreductase subunit alpha, which translates to MKYRLRVEIVSFKSLASLSTGKYLLLGNEAIARGALEGGLGFAAAYPGTPSSEILESLVSVRDVLGIHAEWSVNEKVAFEAAYGASLAGVNALTAMKHVGVNVAADPLMSSAYTGVEGGFIVVTADDPSMHSSQNEQDNRWYGLHAYIPVFEPFDAGEAKEMTKYALTFSRSFKHPVIIRTTTRVSHTRGVVELGPIPELRSKGRFVKEDRYVVMPANARGNKVRLLSKWREISEAVNDAPFNRVEGDGRVLVVSSGNAYGYVVEALKHFRVRDKVRLLKVGTTVPLPKRLLIRAAEGVERILVVEELDPIVEEGVKAALYDVGFRVKVRGKDLVGYEFELNHVRVRRAIAEFLNLGYVGPQARPQPRDGVPARIPTLCPGCPYRPLFFELRRLVNQEKMSYIASGDIGCYSLSYNPPYRMQDVMIEMGSSIGVGYGLSVTTDDNVIAIIGDSTFYHAGLPPLLNALWHGSPMVVLILDNEVTAMTGHQPAPSTKGRDGTRYIPAENIVAGFGIKFIEVVDPYDVKAVRETVKKALRYVREAREPAVIIARRRCALEAVRDVRRAGVEIVPYVVLDDKCVGCGICYDWFLCPAITTKEGRKAYIDPELCVGCSACAQVCPTKAIVPLKDYNKEEVERFWR; encoded by the coding sequence TTGAAGTATAGACTTAGGGTTGAGATCGTGAGTTTTAAATCTTTGGCGAGCCTGAGCACGGGTAAGTACTTACTGCTTGGTAATGAGGCTATAGCGCGCGGGGCTCTTGAAGGGGGTTTAGGGTTTGCTGCCGCCTACCCAGGCACGCCCTCCTCAGAGATTTTGGAATCCCTCGTATCCGTGAGGGATGTCCTCGGGATACATGCCGAGTGGAGTGTTAACGAGAAGGTGGCTTTCGAGGCCGCGTACGGCGCCTCACTAGCCGGTGTTAACGCCTTGACGGCTATGAAGCATGTGGGGGTGAATGTGGCTGCAGACCCTTTGATGAGTTCCGCCTACACCGGGGTTGAGGGAGGCTTCATCGTGGTCACGGCCGACGACCCAAGCATGCACAGCAGCCAGAACGAACAGGACAACAGGTGGTACGGCCTCCACGCCTACATACCTGTCTTCGAGCCCTTCGACGCTGGTGAAGCCAAGGAAATGACTAAATACGCCCTAACTTTCAGCAGGTCGTTCAAACACCCCGTCATCATACGCACGACGACGAGGGTGAGTCACACCAGGGGGGTCGTTGAGTTAGGGCCGATACCGGAGCTCAGGAGTAAGGGGAGGTTTGTTAAGGAGGACAGATATGTTGTGATGCCCGCCAACGCCAGGGGGAATAAGGTCAGGCTCCTGAGTAAGTGGAGGGAGATCTCTGAGGCTGTTAACGACGCTCCCTTCAATAGGGTTGAAGGTGATGGGAGGGTTTTAGTAGTGTCCTCCGGTAACGCATACGGGTACGTGGTTGAGGCGCTCAAGCACTTCAGAGTCAGGGATAAGGTCAGGCTCCTCAAGGTAGGCACTACAGTGCCGTTGCCGAAGAGACTCTTAATCAGGGCGGCCGAGGGCGTCGAGAGGATATTGGTTGTTGAGGAGCTGGACCCGATTGTGGAGGAAGGGGTTAAGGCGGCGCTCTACGACGTCGGGTTTAGAGTGAAGGTTAGAGGTAAGGATTTAGTTGGTTATGAGTTCGAGTTAAATCACGTTAGGGTGAGGAGGGCGATCGCCGAATTCCTCAACCTGGGGTATGTGGGGCCTCAGGCAAGGCCCCAGCCTCGGGACGGTGTGCCGGCCAGGATACCGACGCTGTGTCCGGGCTGCCCCTACAGGCCCCTCTTCTTCGAGTTGAGGAGGCTTGTCAACCAGGAGAAGATGTCCTACATAGCGTCCGGCGACATAGGTTGCTATTCACTGAGCTATAACCCGCCCTACAGAATGCAGGACGTGATGATCGAGATGGGGAGCAGTATAGGGGTCGGGTACGGCCTGAGCGTCACGACGGACGACAACGTCATAGCGATAATAGGTGACTCAACGTTCTACCACGCCGGCCTCCCGCCGTTGCTGAACGCGCTATGGCATGGAAGCCCTATGGTGGTCTTAATACTTGATAATGAGGTCACCGCGATGACCGGCCATCAGCCAGCCCCCTCAACGAAGGGTCGTGACGGCACCCGCTACATACCGGCGGAGAACATCGTCGCAGGGTTCGGCATCAAGTTCATTGAAGTCGTAGACCCGTACGACGTTAAGGCAGTGCGCGAGACTGTCAAGAAAGCGCTGAGGTATGTTAGGGAGGCTAGGGAGCCTGCCGTCATAATAGCTAGGAGGAGATGCGCGTTGGAGGCCGTGAGGGATGTAAGGAGGGCCGGTGTTGAGATCGTGCCCTACGTGGTCCTGGATGACAAGTGTGTGGGTTGTGGTATATGCTATGATTGGTTCCTCTGCCCTGCCATAACGACTAAGGAAGGTAGGAAGGCGTATATAGATCCGGAGCTCTGTGTGGGGTGTAGCGCGTGCGCTCAAGTCTGCCCCACTAAAGCTATAGTGCCGTTGAAGGACTACAATAAGGAGGAAGTCGAGAGGTTCTGGAGGTGA
- a CDS encoding phosphate uptake regulator PhoU translates to MEIAREFRMRYRRRVQVVGGSTYTVSLPKEWVRSLNLKHGSELVIEVMPDSSLKVRSSEETHPEEPLEEELEVSSDAVEISMIRLIASYVVGYDMMTVTCGDCPTTKLEEFVRLVTEKTIGLEITEKDKDTIVLQCLANISTFPFSEVLRTLVRLTLKSFENIEEFLRSKTTEVREVLERDDLIDKLYLYGLRQLNQVLLGRINHSSIGLNSTAHTIYLAMTLKLLERIADHLSDLVEDLEKLSTDTSNTHYRLLDYVESLRTKYIQVTNYLILEHESKKPESLGLLVDELRRLESNVAGDPALLEHAGKEHLTRISAYLRDLIELLVDTYELDKLVVSLT, encoded by the coding sequence GTGGAAATAGCTAGGGAGTTCAGGATGAGGTATAGGAGGAGGGTGCAGGTCGTCGGCGGTTCCACCTACACGGTCTCACTACCTAAGGAGTGGGTGAGGAGTCTGAACCTGAAGCATGGGTCTGAATTAGTTATTGAAGTAATGCCTGACTCATCCCTTAAAGTGCGTTCCAGTGAAGAGACACATCCTGAGGAGCCGCTGGAGGAGGAGCTAGAAGTGAGCAGTGATGCCGTAGAGATATCGATGATAAGGTTGATTGCATCCTACGTTGTGGGTTACGATATGATGACCGTCACCTGCGGTGATTGCCCCACCACCAAGCTGGAGGAGTTTGTTAGACTGGTGACTGAGAAGACCATAGGGCTGGAAATCACTGAGAAGGATAAGGACACGATAGTGTTGCAGTGTCTTGCCAACATCTCAACATTCCCGTTCTCAGAAGTGCTAAGGACTCTCGTCAGACTCACTCTGAAGTCGTTCGAGAATATTGAGGAATTCTTGAGGAGTAAGACAACCGAAGTTCGTGAGGTTCTGGAGAGGGATGACTTGATAGATAAGCTCTACCTATACGGCTTAAGGCAACTGAATCAAGTCCTTCTTGGCAGGATTAACCATTCCTCAATAGGGCTGAACTCAACCGCCCACACAATCTACCTGGCTATGACGCTCAAACTCCTAGAGAGAATAGCTGACCACCTGTCTGACTTGGTTGAAGACCTGGAGAAACTCAGCACGGACACCTCGAACACGCACTACAGGCTACTAGATTACGTTGAATCACTGCGTACTAAGTACATTCAAGTAACCAACTACCTAATACTGGAGCACGAGTCGAAGAAACCGGAATCCCTAGGCCTCCTAGTCGACGAGCTGAGGAGGCTTGAATCCAACGTAGCCGGAGACCCAGCACTGCTCGAGCACGCGGGTAAGGAACACTTGACTAGGATCTCCGCCTACTTGAGGGATCTCATAGAGTTGTTGGTGGATACCTATGAGCTAGATAAGCTGGTTGTAAGCCTCACATGA
- a CDS encoding Lrp/AsnC ligand binding domain-containing protein produces MAIVLINTEIGSEADVLNALANVEGVKEIYEVYGMYDVVIKIEAPTHESLRDIIINKVRRIPQVRGTTTMIVVEQRIIQ; encoded by the coding sequence ATGGCCATAGTTCTCATAAATACAGAGATAGGGTCGGAAGCTGACGTGCTAAACGCCCTGGCCAACGTCGAGGGCGTCAAGGAGATATATGAAGTCTACGGGATGTATGACGTCGTCATAAAGATAGAGGCCCCTACACACGAGTCACTGAGGGATATAATAATAAATAAGGTGAGGAGAATCCCCCAGGTCCGGGGGACCACTACGATGATAGTGGTCGAGCAGAGGATAATTCAGTAA
- a CDS encoding metalloregulator ArsR/SmtB family transcription factor, which translates to MGRSLRLSDVFKELRAAGKCRLKEIPLDLDRVIELPQEDIVIVARYLRTLGETSRLKILLLLREGPLPVCVVSHVLGLDQTLVSHHMQDLVELGLVETARRGRFKLYKLTERAREVLEALLDVGLSIKANSTPSKKRGSPNTPHRIRREK; encoded by the coding sequence GTGGGTAGATCCCTCAGATTGTCGGACGTGTTCAAGGAATTGAGGGCTGCCGGTAAGTGTAGGTTGAAGGAGATACCGCTCGACTTGGACAGAGTTATCGAACTACCGCAGGAGGATATAGTGATTGTTGCAAGGTACTTAAGAACTCTCGGAGAGACCAGCAGACTGAAGATCCTCCTACTACTTAGGGAAGGACCACTCCCCGTATGTGTCGTATCTCACGTACTAGGGCTTGATCAAACGCTGGTGTCCCACCACATGCAGGATCTCGTGGAACTAGGCCTCGTGGAAACAGCTAGGAGAGGTAGATTCAAACTCTACAAATTAACTGAGAGAGCCCGTGAGGTGCTTGAAGCGCTGCTTGACGTCGGCTTATCGATTAAGGCCAACTCAACCCCATCTAAAAAGCGAGGATCACCAAACACTCCTCACAGGATTCGCAGGGAAAAATAA
- the pstC gene encoding phosphate ABC transporter permease subunit PstC produces MIFLPKSDKVVFYSILPLVIGVLGFFITVGFFMLHQALPSFMRFGVDLLVSSVWSPAEDPGREVYGLAAPFLGSLYVSALATLFALPLSVALTFSTTEILPRHVAGLLRNVVEVMGGLPTVVYGLWGSLVLSPYLRDSVMKPLHNYLGFLPIFSCRPITGYSVLTASIVLATATTPYVTALLIEGYGMIPAKYKEGILSLGATRYEVFKLLLGLLRPYVIASSLLGFSRALGETTIVALTIGNAVKPTLCIFDPTHTIPSLIASQFESARLYTYALPTLFAGGSLLLAVSLGVSYVGIKMIYTWRGRIHV; encoded by the coding sequence GTGATTTTTCTGCCTAAATCCGATAAGGTGGTCTTCTACTCAATCCTGCCGTTGGTGATCGGAGTTCTGGGCTTCTTCATAACGGTGGGTTTTTTCATGTTACATCAAGCCCTACCCTCCTTCATGCGGTTCGGCGTCGACTTACTTGTCTCGAGCGTGTGGAGTCCTGCGGAGGATCCTGGGCGTGAGGTCTACGGGCTGGCCGCCCCCTTTCTCGGCTCTCTGTACGTGTCCGCTCTGGCCACTCTATTTGCGCTCCCGCTATCAGTGGCGCTCACGTTCAGCACCACCGAGATACTGCCTAGGCATGTGGCGGGACTCCTGCGGAACGTTGTGGAAGTCATGGGGGGACTGCCCACAGTGGTTTACGGCTTATGGGGTTCCTTAGTGTTGAGCCCTTACCTCAGGGACTCGGTGATGAAGCCGTTACACAATTACCTAGGATTCCTACCTATCTTCTCCTGCAGACCGATAACCGGCTACTCAGTGCTGACCGCCTCCATAGTCCTGGCCACCGCAACCACTCCCTACGTCACCGCCCTCCTCATAGAGGGGTATGGAATGATACCGGCGAAGTATAAGGAGGGGATTCTCTCTTTAGGGGCTACCAGGTATGAAGTCTTCAAACTGTTACTTGGGCTACTCAGGCCCTACGTGATTGCCTCCTCCCTACTGGGCTTTAGCAGGGCGTTGGGCGAGACGACCATAGTGGCTTTGACGATAGGAAATGCCGTTAAGCCTACCTTATGCATCTTCGACCCGACACACACGATACCCTCACTGATAGCCAGTCAATTCGAGAGTGCTAGACTCTATACCTACGCCCTACCAACTCTGTTCGCCGGCGGCTCCCTACTGCTCGCGGTGAGTCTAGGGGTCAGCTACGTCGGGATTAAAATGATCTACACGTGGAGGGGGAGAATACATGTCTAG
- a CDS encoding heterodisulfide reductase subunit A-like protein: MIHLKGLIVCVCQGTCPSFHKMNVFEVVNHFRRNKKVDFVVIHPQLCAADGDNFWRALLSGDRGVERVVVAGCDPAMQRKMFGWIFRELGFDESKFKGVEVRNMSTEEAIKAVEEALSA, translated from the coding sequence GTGATACACTTGAAGGGTTTAATCGTTTGCGTTTGTCAAGGCACGTGCCCGTCGTTTCATAAGATGAACGTGTTTGAAGTAGTTAACCACTTCAGAAGGAATAAGAAAGTTGACTTCGTAGTGATCCACCCGCAACTCTGCGCCGCCGACGGCGATAACTTCTGGAGGGCGTTGCTGAGTGGTGACAGGGGCGTTGAGAGGGTTGTGGTGGCTGGCTGCGATCCAGCAATGCAGCGGAAGATGTTCGGGTGGATTTTCCGGGAACTAGGTTTCGATGAGTCCAAGTTTAAAGGTGTTGAAGTAAGGAACATGAGCACTGAGGAAGCCATCAAGGCCGTTGAGGAAGCTCTGAGTGCGTGA
- a CDS encoding ferredoxin family protein: MTRNWYPVIDYEKCSGCLTCYNFCPHEVYGLGTDGKPVVVKPDNCVELCRGCQKICPSSAIKYYGDER, translated from the coding sequence TTGACTAGGAACTGGTATCCAGTAATAGACTACGAGAAGTGCAGCGGGTGCCTAACCTGCTATAACTTCTGCCCGCACGAGGTGTACGGCCTGGGCACTGACGGGAAGCCGGTGGTGGTCAAACCGGATAACTGCGTTGAGCTGTGCAGGGGTTGCCAGAAAATCTGCCCCTCATCGGCAATCAAGTATTATGGAGACGAGCGGTGA
- a CDS encoding NAD(P)H-hydrate dehydratase → MEVLRSDELRAADINSIFWGVSTQLLMENAGAGVARVVREMTGGVAGRVAVVAGVGGKAGDSFVMARHLAGDGYEVQVFLVSRLIKHEDARSNLEILRDQANVVIRDYSPGMLFSADVVVDGLLGIGVKGAPRDLYAEAIKSINNSGGLKVAIDVPSGLDPDTGEAPGDVVRADATVTLVAPKPGLLKAPGVVGRLIVVNIGIPPNAFRAVGPGDVEVWFRKKDFKAKKGEGGKVLVVTGSRDYVGAPWLTALGAWAAGADLVYLAAPEYVLESRFSPEVIGVPLSGDYLTRDHVIEVMELVRRVDVVASGPGLTVSEGVRGFVEELVKAVRACGKALVLDADALKVIRAGELEGLKAVITPHLGEAAKLLGMDAEKMRAFEDTVDARIAIARDVVGRYRATLLLKGYVDVIMAPDGRVKRRMGVGHQDMSCGGTGDVLTGITATSLARSGDPFRAASAAAFINAVAGELAYLIDGRSSPTNILKYVPQVVRDPLKMALKVKEMRVRGE, encoded by the coding sequence ATGGAAGTTCTCAGAAGCGATGAGTTAAGGGCTGCAGACATCAACTCAATCTTCTGGGGCGTCAGCACTCAACTACTCATGGAGAACGCCGGCGCCGGCGTCGCCAGGGTGGTTAGGGAGATGACGGGCGGTGTTGCGGGGAGGGTCGCAGTCGTTGCGGGGGTCGGTGGTAAGGCAGGGGATTCCTTCGTCATGGCTAGGCATCTGGCCGGTGACGGTTATGAGGTTCAGGTCTTCCTGGTCTCAAGGCTCATCAAGCACGAGGACGCCAGGTCGAACTTGGAGATCCTTAGGGACCAGGCTAACGTGGTGATCCGCGACTACAGCCCCGGCATGCTCTTCAGCGCGGACGTAGTGGTTGACGGGCTGCTGGGTATAGGGGTTAAGGGCGCGCCCAGAGACCTCTACGCTGAAGCCATTAAGTCGATAAACAACTCAGGCGGGCTCAAGGTAGCTATCGACGTCCCTTCAGGGCTAGACCCGGACACCGGCGAGGCCCCCGGGGACGTCGTCAGGGCTGACGCCACAGTCACTCTAGTAGCGCCTAAGCCAGGCCTTCTGAAGGCGCCGGGGGTTGTTGGAAGGTTGATAGTGGTCAACATAGGGATCCCGCCCAACGCCTTCAGGGCCGTGGGTCCCGGGGACGTGGAGGTATGGTTCAGGAAGAAGGACTTTAAAGCTAAGAAGGGTGAGGGCGGCAAGGTCCTGGTTGTGACAGGCTCGAGGGATTATGTGGGCGCTCCCTGGCTGACCGCCCTCGGCGCCTGGGCCGCGGGTGCTGACCTAGTATACCTGGCCGCGCCTGAGTACGTCCTTGAGTCCAGGTTCTCCCCCGAGGTGATAGGGGTTCCCTTGAGTGGTGACTACCTCACTAGGGACCACGTGATCGAGGTGATGGAGCTGGTGAGAAGGGTTGACGTGGTGGCGTCGGGGCCAGGGCTTACGGTGAGTGAGGGCGTCAGGGGCTTCGTGGAGGAGCTGGTTAAAGCCGTTAGGGCGTGCGGTAAGGCGCTTGTTCTGGACGCTGACGCGCTGAAGGTAATTAGGGCCGGGGAGTTGGAGGGCTTGAAGGCCGTCATAACGCCCCACCTAGGGGAGGCGGCTAAGCTCCTCGGCATGGACGCCGAGAAAATGAGGGCCTTCGAAGACACGGTGGATGCGAGGATCGCCATAGCCAGGGATGTTGTGGGGCGCTACAGGGCGACACTGCTCCTCAAAGGGTATGTGGACGTGATAATGGCTCCGGACGGCAGGGTTAAGAGGAGGATGGGCGTCGGGCATCAGGACATGAGTTGCGGGGGGACCGGCGACGTGCTGACCGGCATCACCGCCACGTCCCTGGCCAGGTCAGGGGACCCCTTCAGAGCGGCTTCGGCAGCAGCCTTCATAAACGCCGTCGCCGGCGAGCTCGCCTACCTCATCGACGGGAGGTCGTCGCCCACCAACATACTTAAGTACGTTCCGCAGGTCGTGAGGGACCCGCTTAAAATGGCTTTAAAGGTTAAGGAGATGAGGGTTCGGGGCGAGTGA